In a genomic window of Halalkalibacillus sediminis:
- a CDS encoding cytochrome C oxidase subunit II — MKKLVLLAVVLMMGLVLAACGGDDASSSEAAEADESVTLTATNFDFDQEEYHVNAGNVEIELVNEEGMHGITIDGVDGFEIENEGSQVVKLTPGEYTVRCSVPCGAGHSEMVATIHVE, encoded by the coding sequence ATGAAAAAATTAGTATTATTAGCGGTTGTTTTGATGATGGGTTTAGTTTTGGCAGCATGCGGAGGAGACGACGCTTCAAGTAGTGAGGCAGCTGAAGCGGATGAATCGGTAACACTGACAGCTACCAACTTCGACTTCGATCAGGAAGAGTACCACGTAAATGCAGGAAACGTTGAAATCGAATTAGTGAATGAAGAAGGTATGCACGGCATCACAATAGATGGAGTCGATGGTTTTGAAATCGAAAATGAAGGATCTCAAGTAGTTAAATTAACTCCTGGTGAATATACTGTTCGTTGTAGCGTTCCTTGTGGAGCTGGCCACTCAGAAATGGTTGCGACCATTCACGTTGAATAG
- a CDS encoding hemerythrin domain-containing protein, with protein sequence MKRHEALNPLSHHHHHALVLALDMKRVGTSNEKKTYKQVLRDLINFWEQDGRNHFKDEEDILIPLYMNYAEEVEEEMIKKLLYQHAQFRSILMEIRNDTETKAELMQRLGELLDEHVRLEEREFFPIVEKTVPENYLYQANGQFHRDSYSGY encoded by the coding sequence ATGAAACGGCATGAAGCTTTGAATCCTTTATCTCACCACCATCATCATGCGCTTGTTTTGGCGCTAGACATGAAACGAGTAGGAACGAGTAATGAAAAGAAAACGTATAAACAAGTCTTGCGTGATCTGATTAATTTCTGGGAACAAGATGGAAGAAATCATTTTAAAGACGAGGAAGATATTCTAATACCTCTTTATATGAATTACGCTGAGGAAGTAGAGGAAGAAATGATCAAGAAATTGCTCTATCAACATGCTCAGTTCAGAAGTATATTGATGGAAATTAGAAATGATACTGAAACAAAGGCTGAGTTGATGCAGCGGTTAGGTGAATTGCTGGATGAACATGTTAGACTCGAAGAACGTGAATTTTTTCCGATAGTAGAGAAAACAGTGCCAGAGAATTACCTTTACCAAGCTAATGGCCAATTTCATAGGGATTCTTATAGCGGATATTAG
- a CDS encoding amino acid ABC transporter permease, whose amino-acid sequence MNLDFSQIVPYIPFMLEGIWVTLQFVIIAIIFGFILGSVIALIKIGKTGWLRWMADFYTSIFRGTPLILQLLLIYYAIPQLTGYDISPFLSAILTFGLNSSAYVSEIIRAGIQAVDKGQREAAEALGIPYRPMMLKIILPQAMKNILPALMNEFITLTKESAIVSVISYLDLMRRAQVVSSQIYRNFEPLLFVGIIYYIMVMLLTLLGKYVEKRMRQSD is encoded by the coding sequence ATGAATTTGGACTTTAGCCAAATCGTGCCTTATATTCCTTTTATGTTGGAAGGAATATGGGTCACATTACAATTCGTAATTATAGCAATTATTTTTGGTTTTATATTAGGCTCCGTTATTGCCTTGATTAAAATTGGTAAAACAGGCTGGTTACGATGGATGGCAGATTTTTATACATCCATCTTCAGAGGAACACCTCTGATCTTGCAACTTTTACTTATTTATTATGCGATCCCGCAACTGACGGGTTACGACATATCTCCATTCTTATCAGCAATTTTGACGTTTGGACTGAATTCTTCCGCTTACGTATCAGAAATTATCCGTGCAGGTATTCAAGCTGTTGATAAAGGTCAACGTGAAGCTGCAGAAGCCTTAGGTATTCCATACAGACCTATGATGTTGAAAATTATTCTACCTCAGGCGATGAAGAATATTCTTCCTGCCTTAATGAATGAGTTTATTACATTGACCAAAGAATCAGCGATTGTGTCGGTAATCAGCTATTTAGACTTGATGCGTCGTGCACAGGTGGTAAGTTCACAAATCTACCGAAACTTCGAGCCACTATTATTTGTGGGAATCATCTATTATATTATGGTCATGCTTCTGACATTGCTCGGCAAATATGTTGAGAAAAGGATGAGACAAAGTGATTAG
- the asnB gene encoding asparagine synthase (glutamine-hydrolyzing), translating to MCGLTGWVSWNGVQPDQYSMLKQMTATITHRGTDDEGYYMNEHVAFGHRRLAIIDVEKGKQPMKRMIDHDEYMIIYNGELYNTEELRRSLKSQGYTFNTTCDTEVLLCAYIHWGEDCLDHLNGIFAFVIWDSSKEQVFIARDRLGVKPLYYAEKGKNLIFGSEVKAILAHSAVDPVVDRDGLAEIFGLGPSSTPGHAIFKQVKELRAGHAMIFSKNGLKSWRYWNVESHPHEDSFEETVEKVRFLLTDAIERQLVSDVPLSTFLSGGLDSSAITAIAARRFEKDHRGQLSTFSIDYEGNEKYFKKNEFQPSSDREFIQKMVQKFETKHHDERISENELAELLKRSVELRDLPGMADIDSSLLWFCQRVKQHTSVSLSGECADEIFGGYPWFEEPTLSQADSFPWIRSLEGRENLLHDEWKDRLSIKDYVHQRFQETMDESPKLEGESAADAKRRQMFYLNMHWFMAQLLERKDRMSMGATLEVRVPFADHRLIQYVWNVPWEMKRVGGYEKGLLRKAMEGVLPDEVLYRKKNPYPKTFQPEYTRLVNEWAKKILLHKDARIHEFLNKKRLEELIDTDGKAFSTPWYGQLMAGPQLIAHLCQIEYWLSTYGVTTEG from the coding sequence ATGTGTGGACTAACAGGATGGGTCAGTTGGAATGGGGTTCAACCGGACCAATACAGCATGCTTAAACAGATGACAGCTACAATCACACATCGGGGAACAGACGATGAAGGGTATTACATGAACGAACATGTGGCATTCGGCCATAGACGATTAGCTATTATCGATGTTGAAAAAGGTAAGCAGCCGATGAAAAGAATGATCGATCATGATGAATATATGATTATTTATAATGGTGAATTATATAATACTGAAGAACTTAGACGGTCTCTGAAAAGTCAGGGGTATACATTCAATACCACATGTGACACAGAAGTCCTGCTTTGTGCTTATATTCACTGGGGAGAAGATTGTCTCGATCATTTGAACGGGATTTTTGCATTCGTCATTTGGGACTCAAGTAAAGAACAAGTTTTCATCGCTCGAGATCGTTTAGGGGTAAAGCCTCTGTACTACGCTGAAAAAGGTAAGAACCTTATCTTCGGGTCTGAAGTAAAAGCAATTCTTGCTCATTCAGCGGTCGATCCTGTAGTTGATCGTGACGGACTCGCAGAAATATTCGGCCTTGGTCCATCATCGACACCAGGCCATGCGATTTTTAAACAAGTAAAAGAACTCCGCGCTGGTCATGCAATGATTTTTTCGAAAAATGGATTGAAGTCTTGGAGGTATTGGAATGTAGAAAGTCATCCTCACGAAGACTCTTTTGAAGAAACTGTGGAAAAGGTGCGTTTTTTATTAACAGACGCAATTGAACGGCAGCTAGTCTCAGATGTTCCCCTATCCACTTTCTTGTCTGGAGGGTTAGACTCAAGTGCAATCACTGCTATAGCAGCCCGTCGATTTGAAAAAGATCATCGAGGGCAACTCTCGACTTTTTCCATAGATTATGAAGGTAACGAAAAATATTTTAAGAAGAATGAATTTCAACCTTCAAGTGATCGTGAATTCATTCAAAAAATGGTACAGAAATTCGAAACGAAACATCACGATGAACGAATAAGTGAAAATGAGCTTGCAGAATTGTTGAAACGATCAGTTGAGTTGAGAGACTTACCAGGGATGGCGGATATTGACTCTTCTTTACTATGGTTTTGCCAGAGGGTTAAACAACATACTTCAGTCAGTCTATCCGGTGAATGCGCTGATGAAATATTCGGTGGTTACCCTTGGTTTGAAGAACCGACGCTCAGTCAGGCTGACAGTTTTCCGTGGATTCGTTCGTTGGAAGGGCGCGAAAATTTACTGCATGATGAATGGAAAGATCGACTGTCGATAAAAGATTATGTTCATCAAAGGTTTCAAGAAACAATGGATGAATCTCCAAAACTCGAAGGAGAATCAGCGGCTGACGCGAAAAGGCGACAAATGTTTTATTTGAACATGCATTGGTTCATGGCGCAATTACTGGAAAGAAAAGATCGGATGAGTATGGGAGCTACCTTAGAAGTACGGGTACCATTCGCTGATCATCGGTTGATCCAATACGTGTGGAATGTACCTTGGGAGATGAAGCGAGTCGGGGGATATGAAAAAGGATTATTAAGGAAGGCCATGGAGGGAGTACTCCCCGATGAAGTGCTTTACCGGAAAAAGAATCCTTACCCGAAAACATTCCAGCCTGAGTACACAAGATTGGTGAACGAGTGGGCAAAGAAAATATTGTTGCATAAAGATGCAAGGATACATGAATTTTTGAATAAAAAAAGATTAGAAGAACTGATCGACACCGACGGAAAAGCTTTCTCTACACCATGGTATGGCCAACTGATGGCTGGACCTCAGTTGATTGCGCATCTATGCCAAATTGAATACTGGCTTTCAACCTATGGTGTAACGACCGAAGGATAG
- a CDS encoding substrate-binding periplasmic protein — MKKWLLSILFIVAAMLVISACGAESEDEAVGDLEEESSEESSGAEEESDEEVEGSSESSGEAAIEDGVLKMGTSADFPPFESIDESGEFVGFDIDLAHKIADELGYELEISDMSFDGLIGALQSERVHMVLAGMSATEERKENVDFSPAYHHSGEYFVTQDGSDITSIEDIEGKVIGVQQGTIQEEGAKTLQEDYDFEIKGMTESSTLIQELITGRVDIAYMDTTVAEGHIEEQGLAGFEDPTTASPGMAVAFPKDSELTDEVSEVIEKFLEDGTIEELEEKWELGEDE; from the coding sequence ATGAAGAAGTGGTTATTATCAATCTTGTTTATTGTAGCTGCGATGCTGGTCATTTCAGCATGCGGAGCAGAAAGTGAAGACGAAGCAGTGGGGGACTTAGAGGAAGAGTCATCTGAAGAGTCATCAGGTGCAGAGGAAGAAAGTGATGAAGAAGTTGAAGGGTCTTCTGAATCTAGCGGAGAAGCGGCTATTGAAGATGGAGTACTTAAAATGGGTACATCAGCAGATTTTCCTCCTTTTGAATCCATAGATGAATCAGGAGAATTTGTAGGTTTCGATATTGATTTAGCACATAAGATTGCTGATGAGTTAGGTTATGAATTAGAAATTTCAGATATGAGCTTTGACGGTTTGATCGGTGCACTACAATCTGAACGTGTGCATATGGTGCTAGCTGGGATGTCAGCAACGGAAGAGCGTAAAGAGAACGTTGATTTCTCACCGGCTTATCACCACTCAGGTGAATATTTTGTCACTCAAGATGGTTCGGACATTACTTCAATCGAGGATATTGAAGGCAAAGTCATAGGTGTTCAACAAGGTACCATCCAAGAAGAAGGAGCAAAAACACTTCAAGAAGACTATGATTTTGAAATCAAAGGAATGACTGAATCTTCTACTTTAATCCAAGAATTGATAACTGGGCGTGTCGATATTGCTTACATGGACACGACTGTTGCAGAGGGACATATCGAAGAGCAAGGATTAGCTGGATTTGAAGATCCAACAACAGCTTCACCAGGAATGGCAGTTGCTTTTCCAAAAGATAGTGAACTTACTGATGAAGTAAGTGAAGTAATTGAAAAGTTCCTAGAAGATGGAACGATCGAAGAGCTTGAAGAAAAGTGGGAGCTTGGGGAAGACGAATAA
- a CDS encoding VOC family protein produces the protein MNFHQLPTKHIEKISLNVTDLEKSIEFYKHILGFDILTKHENHVELTLDGERALVELVQPANAEPLDPNKTGLFHVAYLVPKRADLANALYYFLSEEFPIQGASDHGVSEAIYLADPDGNGIEIYADRDEKDWKWSAGQVKMMTEPIQSEELIARRTPGGWNGLPQETTIGHIHLQVHNLALAEPFYRKIGFEKVANYGSQAFFIADQKYHHHIGLNIWRSANSQPKESTEAGLNWFRVKMTESERKNTLRGLLELDYDVNQSLDYYEVRDPSGIIVHF, from the coding sequence ATGAATTTTCACCAGTTACCGACTAAACACATTGAAAAAATATCACTGAATGTGACCGATCTTGAAAAATCAATTGAGTTTTATAAACATATCTTAGGCTTTGATATTCTTACAAAGCATGAAAACCATGTTGAACTGACTTTAGATGGAGAGAGAGCATTAGTCGAGTTAGTCCAGCCAGCAAATGCTGAACCTTTAGATCCTAATAAGACTGGTCTATTTCATGTAGCATACTTAGTACCTAAAAGAGCTGATTTGGCGAATGCCCTCTATTATTTTTTGAGTGAAGAGTTTCCGATTCAAGGAGCATCGGATCATGGGGTTTCAGAAGCTATTTACTTAGCAGATCCTGATGGCAATGGAATCGAAATCTATGCTGACCGAGACGAAAAGGATTGGAAATGGAGTGCCGGTCAAGTGAAAATGATGACAGAACCAATCCAATCAGAAGAATTGATCGCTAGGAGAACACCTGGGGGATGGAATGGGCTTCCTCAGGAAACGACTATCGGCCATATACACCTTCAAGTTCACAATTTAGCACTGGCCGAACCGTTTTATAGAAAAATAGGTTTTGAGAAAGTAGCTAACTATGGTAGCCAAGCCTTTTTCATAGCTGATCAAAAGTATCATCATCACATTGGATTAAACATATGGCGCAGTGCCAATAGCCAACCTAAAGAATCAACTGAAGCGGGGTTGAATTGGTTTCGAGTGAAGATGACTGAAAGCGAACGGAAGAACACTTTAAGAGGTTTGCTGGAATTGGATTATGATGTGAATCAATCACTAGATTACTATGAAGTGCGAGATCCATCGGGAATCATCGTACATTTCTAG
- a CDS encoding RidA family protein: MKKIYTTDKAPAAIGPYSQAVGVGDQVFISGQIPLVPETMDLVSEDVNEQTHQVMKNLGAILKEAGLDYENIVKTTILLNSMDDFQTVNEIYASYLEEPFPARAAYEVSRLPKDVKVEIEAIATKG, translated from the coding sequence ATGAAAAAGATATATACTACTGACAAAGCACCAGCAGCAATTGGTCCGTACTCTCAGGCAGTAGGGGTTGGAGATCAAGTATTTATTTCCGGTCAGATTCCTCTAGTACCTGAAACGATGGATTTAGTGAGTGAAGACGTGAATGAACAAACACATCAAGTAATGAAAAATTTAGGCGCCATTCTAAAAGAGGCGGGTCTGGATTACGAAAACATTGTTAAAACAACGATTCTATTGAACTCAATGGATGATTTCCAGACGGTCAATGAAATCTACGCTAGTTATTTAGAAGAACCATTCCCGGCAAGAGCAGCCTATGAAGTATCAAGATTACCAAAAGACGTCAAAGTCGAAATCGAAGCGATTGCGACAAAAGGTTAA
- a CDS encoding BCCT family transporter → MNTDYFKNPVFYVSATVITILVIIGAIAPKQFGTVAGKLFTFTTANFGWFYLISVMVILIFLTGLAFSRFGKIRLGGQDERPEYPWFTWIGMLFSAGFGAGLVFWGVAEPMSHFFTTPFDNIEPQTEEAARVAMGYSFFHWGISQWSVFAIVGLVVGFMQFRKKDAGLISTAMEPITGKNKIVTNTIDSLAVIATVMGVATSLGLGILQMNGGLTSVSAVPNAVWVQLIITLVVFVAYMTSATTGLNKGIKYLSNVNLGLCILLLLFVLIAGPTVFILNAFTLGIGDYITNFFQYSLRLTPYEGDTWVREWTIFYWAWVIAWSPFVGAFVARVSRGRTIREFIFGVMVVPPVIACVWIAAFGGTALFEDLNRGGEIAEAVDNDITVALFQVYETVPLTTVMSLLSILLIFTFLVTSADSASYILGTMTSKGSLNPPMFLKLVWGVLISAIAAVLLLAGGLDALQTASLVAALPFTVIMLIMLAGIFKMLKKEPIPISKRDLRRHQRLENAAEEDNKE, encoded by the coding sequence TTGAACACAGACTATTTTAAGAATCCTGTATTTTATGTATCAGCTACTGTTATAACGATACTCGTAATAATAGGAGCTATAGCACCGAAGCAATTTGGTACGGTAGCAGGTAAATTGTTCACGTTTACCACCGCTAATTTTGGGTGGTTCTACTTAATTTCAGTAATGGTTATCCTAATTTTCTTAACAGGTCTAGCATTCAGTCGATTTGGTAAGATTCGTCTTGGTGGCCAGGATGAACGACCAGAATATCCATGGTTCACTTGGATCGGGATGTTGTTCTCTGCTGGTTTTGGTGCAGGGCTAGTGTTCTGGGGTGTTGCAGAACCAATGTCTCACTTCTTTACAACTCCATTTGATAACATTGAACCACAGACAGAAGAAGCAGCACGTGTTGCTATGGGGTACTCTTTCTTCCACTGGGGAATCAGCCAATGGTCAGTATTTGCCATTGTTGGTCTCGTAGTAGGTTTCATGCAATTCCGTAAAAAAGATGCAGGTTTGATTTCGACAGCAATGGAGCCAATCACTGGTAAAAATAAAATCGTTACGAATACCATTGATTCATTGGCTGTTATTGCGACAGTAATGGGTGTAGCAACCTCATTAGGTTTAGGTATTTTACAAATGAATGGTGGTCTGACGTCAGTTTCAGCCGTTCCTAACGCGGTGTGGGTCCAGTTGATCATCACATTAGTCGTCTTTGTTGCATACATGACATCAGCAACGACAGGCTTGAATAAAGGTATTAAATATTTGAGTAATGTGAACTTAGGTCTATGTATTTTGCTATTATTATTCGTTCTAATCGCAGGCCCGACAGTATTCATACTGAATGCCTTTACTCTAGGGATAGGTGACTACATCACAAACTTCTTCCAATATAGCTTGCGGTTAACCCCATATGAGGGAGACACATGGGTTCGTGAGTGGACGATTTTCTATTGGGCTTGGGTTATTGCTTGGTCTCCTTTCGTCGGTGCGTTCGTAGCTCGAGTATCACGAGGACGTACGATCCGCGAATTCATCTTTGGTGTCATGGTCGTGCCTCCAGTCATTGCATGTGTATGGATTGCAGCATTCGGAGGTACAGCATTATTTGAAGATTTGAATCGCGGAGGAGAGATTGCTGAAGCAGTAGATAATGATATCACAGTGGCCTTGTTCCAGGTTTATGAGACTGTACCATTAACTACTGTCATGTCGCTGTTGTCCATCCTATTGATTTTTACATTCCTAGTGACTTCAGCAGACTCAGCTTCATATATTTTAGGAACGATGACATCGAAGGGTAGCTTGAATCCACCGATGTTCTTAAAACTAGTATGGGGTGTCCTCATTTCAGCAATAGCAGCAGTGTTGCTACTTGCTGGAGGACTTGATGCGTTGCAGACCGCTTCGCTGGTGGCCGCCTTACCGTTCACGGTGATCATGTTGATTATGCTAGCCGGTATTTTCAAGATGCTCAAAAAAGAACCAATCCCTATCTCGAAACGGGATTTGAGACGCCATCAGAGATTGGAAAATGCTGCTGAAGAAGACAATAAAGAATAG
- the mbcS gene encoding acyl-CoA synthetase MbcS: MKREELIAPENYNIVSEFEKYATEGNRPAIIWQNESGDQKEIGYYDLIKRANQIANAFKRNGLEQGDKVLIMIPRLIEAYEVYVAALKAGIVVIPSSEMLRAKDIEYRIHHGEVKAIVSYHPFTDEFEKVDRVKDLVKFSIGEKTDGWLFLDELMGEQPESFDMAETNRDDMAFLSYTSGTTGNPKGVVHTHGWGYAHLKTASENWLGINEGDRVWATAGPGWAKWLWSPFLSVLGSGGTGFVYNGKFDPNKYLQLLQEQQINVLCCTPTEYRLMSKVDGLDKYSLTHLHSAVSAGEPLNREVIDTFEKYFDVTVRDGYGQTENTLLVGITKDMEVRPGSMGMPTPGNSVEIINEDGHPVEEGEVGDIAVHRTTPALFKEYYKDPEKTSASYRGDYYLTGDQASKDSAGYFWFEGRSDDIIISSGYTIGPFEVEDALVKHPDVQECAVVASPDEVRGAVVKAFVVLKDGVDPNKEGFEKELQDHVKKLTAPYKYPRKIEFIDELPKTTSGKIRRIELRKKEQSM, from the coding sequence TTGAAAAGAGAAGAATTAATAGCACCCGAAAACTATAACATTGTCTCAGAATTCGAGAAGTATGCTACTGAAGGTAACCGTCCAGCGATTATTTGGCAAAACGAAAGTGGAGATCAGAAAGAGATAGGATATTATGATTTAATCAAGCGAGCGAATCAGATTGCGAATGCTTTTAAGAGAAACGGTTTAGAACAAGGTGACAAGGTTCTGATTATGATTCCTAGATTAATAGAAGCTTACGAGGTTTATGTCGCAGCTCTTAAAGCAGGGATCGTGGTCATTCCGAGTTCAGAGATGCTTCGCGCAAAAGATATTGAATACCGTATTCACCACGGTGAAGTAAAAGCAATCGTCAGCTATCATCCGTTCACAGATGAATTTGAAAAAGTCGATCGTGTGAAGGACTTAGTAAAGTTTTCAATCGGAGAAAAGACTGATGGCTGGTTGTTCTTAGATGAACTTATGGGGGAGCAACCTGAATCATTTGATATGGCTGAAACCAATCGTGATGACATGGCTTTCTTATCTTATACATCGGGTACAACCGGGAATCCAAAAGGTGTTGTCCACACACATGGTTGGGGTTATGCCCATTTGAAGACAGCTTCTGAAAATTGGCTCGGCATCAATGAAGGTGATCGAGTTTGGGCGACTGCAGGCCCTGGTTGGGCTAAGTGGTTATGGAGCCCATTCCTTTCCGTTCTAGGCTCTGGTGGTACGGGCTTCGTCTACAATGGAAAATTTGACCCGAATAAATATTTGCAGTTACTACAAGAGCAACAGATTAATGTGCTATGTTGTACACCGACTGAATATCGTCTTATGTCAAAAGTAGACGGCTTGGATAAATATTCACTGACTCATTTACACAGCGCAGTTTCTGCGGGTGAACCGTTGAATCGTGAAGTAATTGACACTTTTGAAAAATATTTCGATGTAACTGTAAGAGATGGTTATGGTCAGACTGAGAACACTTTATTAGTTGGTATCACGAAGGACATGGAGGTGCGCCCTGGTTCAATGGGGATGCCGACACCAGGGAACTCCGTTGAAATCATTAATGAAGACGGACATCCGGTCGAAGAAGGAGAGGTCGGTGATATCGCTGTTCATCGAACGACCCCAGCTCTTTTCAAAGAATATTATAAAGATCCAGAGAAAACGAGCGCTTCCTACCGAGGCGACTATTATCTGACTGGAGACCAAGCTTCGAAAGACTCCGCAGGGTACTTTTGGTTCGAAGGGCGTAGTGATGACATTATCATCAGTTCAGGCTATACTATCGGCCCATTCGAAGTAGAGGATGCGCTGGTCAAACACCCAGACGTCCAGGAATGTGCCGTCGTCGCAAGCCCTGATGAAGTCCGAGGAGCAGTGGTCAAAGCGTTTGTTGTGTTAAAAGATGGAGTCGATCCAAATAAAGAAGGATTTGAAAAAGAGTTACAAGATCACGTGAAAAAACTAACTGCACCATATAAATATCCAAGGAAAATCGAGTTCATCGATGAACTACCGAAAACAACTTCAGGAAAAATTCGCAGAATAGAACTGAGGAAAAAAGAACAATCGATGTAA
- a CDS encoding amino acid ABC transporter ATP-binding protein — MIRIENLHKKFGKNEVLTDINTTIDKGEVVAIIGPSGSGKSTLLRCINLLEEPTSGSVYVHGKDITQPKTDILEIRQKVGMVFQHFHLFPHMKVIDNLTYAPMKVKGMSEKEAKEKAMSLLNQVGLNEKADAYPTSLSGGQKQRVAIARALAMEPELMLFDEPTSALDPEMVKEVLDVIKSLAHSGMTLVVVTHEMGFAKEVADRIIFMDYGKIVEENSPKKFFEEAHTERAKDFLAKVL; from the coding sequence GTGATTAGAATTGAGAATTTGCATAAAAAGTTTGGAAAAAATGAAGTGCTTACGGATATTAATACGACGATCGACAAAGGGGAAGTTGTAGCCATTATCGGTCCATCTGGATCTGGTAAATCAACTCTATTACGTTGTATCAATCTATTAGAAGAACCGACTTCAGGATCTGTTTATGTACATGGGAAAGATATAACCCAGCCTAAAACAGATATTTTAGAGATTCGCCAAAAGGTCGGCATGGTATTCCAACATTTTCATTTGTTTCCTCATATGAAAGTGATCGATAATTTGACGTACGCGCCGATGAAAGTCAAAGGGATGTCAGAGAAAGAGGCAAAGGAGAAAGCAATGTCCCTCTTGAATCAAGTTGGTTTGAATGAAAAAGCAGATGCATATCCAACCAGCTTGTCAGGAGGGCAAAAGCAACGTGTTGCAATTGCTCGAGCACTCGCTATGGAACCAGAGTTAATGTTATTTGACGAGCCAACTTCTGCTCTTGACCCTGAGATGGTAAAAGAAGTGCTTGATGTTATCAAATCGCTAGCACACTCAGGCATGACTTTGGTAGTAGTAACCCATGAAATGGGATTTGCAAAAGAGGTCGCTGATCGAATCATTTTTATGGATTACGGGAAGATAGTCGAAGAAAATTCTCCGAAAAAATTCTTTGAGGAAGCTCACACGGAGCGTGCCAAGGATTTTCTAGCAAAAGTGCTATAG
- a CDS encoding cation diffusion facilitator family transporter → MSNRFKQAQIASIIGIVANLLLAILKGVTGVVANSKALIADAFHSASDVVSSVAVLVGIRAAQKPPDSEHPYGHGKAENIATLIVAILLVVVGFEILMDSATAVWSRESSNTSIIALYVIIFSIILKEILFQYKNRLGKKINSPALIADSWHHRSDAISSVIALVGIGLSILGNRLDIAYLFLFDPIAGALIALLVMWMGVKIGKDAINVSLETVLDEGRTKKFEHTTWKVDGVKRIDTLNARTHGSYVIIDVKISVQPYITVDEGHAIAARVKEQLINDHSEVQDVYVHVNPYH, encoded by the coding sequence ATGTCCAATCGTTTCAAACAAGCGCAGATCGCATCTATAATCGGCATCGTAGCAAACTTACTCTTAGCAATCCTCAAAGGGGTCACAGGGGTCGTGGCAAATAGTAAAGCTTTAATTGCCGATGCCTTCCACTCCGCTTCAGATGTTGTCAGCTCAGTAGCAGTCCTTGTCGGTATCCGCGCTGCCCAAAAACCACCTGACTCAGAGCACCCGTACGGTCACGGTAAGGCAGAAAATATAGCAACCTTGATTGTTGCTATTCTTTTAGTAGTCGTCGGATTCGAAATTTTAATGGACTCTGCTACCGCCGTCTGGAGTCGCGAATCCAGTAACACAAGTATCATTGCTCTTTATGTAATTATTTTTTCTATCATATTAAAAGAAATTCTTTTTCAATATAAAAATCGATTAGGAAAAAAAATCAATAGCCCTGCGTTAATTGCAGACTCTTGGCATCACCGATCAGATGCAATCTCGTCTGTCATAGCCTTAGTGGGTATTGGTTTATCCATACTAGGAAACCGCCTAGATATCGCTTATCTATTCTTATTCGATCCAATCGCCGGAGCTCTTATTGCCCTATTAGTAATGTGGATGGGCGTCAAAATCGGTAAAGATGCAATCAACGTCTCCTTGGAAACTGTTCTAGATGAAGGTAGAACGAAGAAGTTCGAACACACCACATGGAAAGTTGATGGAGTGAAACGAATCGATACCCTAAACGCACGGACCCACGGTTCATATGTCATTATTGATGTTAAAATCAGCGTTCAACCATATATTACAGTTGACGAAGGGCACGCAATCGCAGCCCGGGTAAAAGAACAGCTGATCAATGACCATTCAGAAGTCCAAGACGTCTACGTACACGTAAATCCATATCACTAA